A genomic window from Gossypium hirsutum isolate 1008001.06 chromosome D12, Gossypium_hirsutum_v2.1, whole genome shotgun sequence includes:
- the LOC107945944 gene encoding G-type lectin S-receptor-like serine/threonine-protein kinase SD2-2 codes for MSSLSFIFFLLLLSFHTQNAIFVTNSSPNDPSSKPPFSHEETLKTSSQATKMESTVVILKGNATVLSVNRTFELGFFTINGESDWYLGIWYSSIPTQTRVWVANREKPIKNITGSSLEITGTGRLVVKESPDSVVWQSDNVEKAKRFVFLETGNLVLYSSNGLKVWQSFDFPTDTWLPGMNLTAQQALTSWKSSFDPSPGLFSLRLNPQLFNEFELVHNSINVYWSTGNWTGKAFVDVPQMTIPYIYNFRFSDPYLPTASFGYTERSLDGSVEPPLTRFQVDVNGQLKQYTWSAETESWNMFWSVPEDKCGVYGLCGDFGSCLVSTTLKPCACVNGFRPFNEKEWGYGDFTGGCRRESGGLCADNDGFNEIGDVRFDGGKTVSFQGTRSICEKSCLSNCSCIGLYHNEGSNTCNNVYGSLLNLRNSSSNGLKKDVFYIRVPRGIVKKNVHRTMVFVGSIVGSIVALGFMAMILLVFKKIIDYKRKDRYDDYGVCPGLNLKVFTYKELNGVTRGFSEKLGHGGFGVVFRGELSDSTLVAVKRLERPGSGEKEFRAEVCTIGNIQHVNLVRLRGFCSENSHRLLVYDYMPNGPLSAFLIPDSPNLCWDVRFRVAVGTAKGIAYLHEECRDCIIHCDIKPENILLDSDYIAKVSDFGLAKLVGRDFSRVLATMRGTWGYVAPEWISGMAITPKADVYSYGMTLLEIIGGRRNVQAPQSAQNGNAFNEGRDGEKWFFPPWAARRIIEGNVAAIVDSRLGVAYNLEEANRLALVAIWCIQDDEEMRPTMGMVVKMLEGVVEVTIPPPPKLIQAIVAGESYHGIGTNSGMSKVNGCSDYNIGFSSAGSRSSLSNLSSPLEPKFGEV; via the coding sequence ATGTCTTCTCTttccttcatcttcttccttttacTCCTTTCATTTCACACCCAAAATGCAATCTTTGTCACTAATTCTTCACCAAATGACCCTTCTTCAAAACCCCCCTTTTCACATGAAGAAACATTGAAAACCAGTTCCCAAGCTACAAAAATGGAGTCCACTGTTGTGATTCTCAAAGGAAACGCAACTGTTCTTAGCGTTAACCGCACTTTCGAACTGGGTTTTTTCACCATAAATGGTGAGTCTGATTGGTATTTAGGAATTTGGTACTCTTCGATCCCGACTCAAACCCGGGTTTGGGTTGCGAATCGTGAAAAACCCATAAAAAATATCACCGGATCTTCACTGGAAATCACCGGAACGGGGCGGTTGGTGGTGAAGGAATCGCCGGATTCCGTCGTTTGGCAGAGCGACAACGTTGAAAAAGCGAAAAGGTTTGTTTTTTTAGAGACTGGGAATCTCGTTTTGTATTCTTCAAATGGGTTAAAAGTATGGCAAAGCTTTGATTTTCCGACGGATACGTGGTTGCCTGGCATGAATTTAACCGCCCAGCAAGCTTTAACTTCATGGAAGAGCTCGTTCGACCCATCACCGGGGCTTTTCTCTTTGAGGCTAAATCCTCAATTGTTCAACGAGTTCGAGCTCGTTCATAATTCGATCAATGTGTATTGGTCTACCGGAAACTGGACCGGAAAAGCCTTCGTCGATGTCCCGCAAATGACAATCCCGTACATTTACAACTTCCGTTTCTCCGACCCTTACTTGCCGACGGCGTCGTTTGGGTACACTGAAAGATCGTTAGACGGCAGTGTTGAACCGCCTTTGACGAGGTTCCAGGTTGATGTCAACGGGCAGCTGAAACAATACACATGGTCGGCGGAGACAGAGAGTTGGAACATGTTTTGGTCGGTGCCGGAGGATAAGTGTGGAGTCTACGGTTTGTGCGGCGATTTCGGGTCTTGTCTTGTAAGTACAACGTTAAAACCTTGTGCTTGTGTTAATGGATTTAGGCCTTTTAATGAGAAAGAGTGGGGATATGGGGATTTTACCGGTGGTTGCCGGCGAGAAAGTGGTGGTCTTTGTGCTGATAATGATGGGTTTAATGAAATAGGTGATGTGAGGTTTGATGGAgggaaaacggtgtcgtttcaaggTACTAGGAGTATTTGTGAAAAGTCTTGTTTGAGTAATTGTTCTTGCATTGGATTGTATCATAACGAGGGGTCTAATACATGTAATAATGTTTATGGGTCTTTGTTGAATTTGAGAAATTCAAGCTCTAATGGTTTAAAAAAGGATGTGTTTTACATTAGGGTTCCGAGAGGAATTGTGAAGAAAAATGTGCATAGAACTATGGTTTTCGTTGGTAGCATTGTTGGGTCCATTGTTGCTTTAGGGTTCATGGCAATGATTTTGTTggtttttaaaaagataatagaTTACAAGAGGAAAGATAGATACGATGACTATGGTGTTTGCCCCGGGTTGAATCTCAAGGTATTCACTTATAAAGAACTCAATGGTGTGACTCGAGGGTTCTCAGAGAAACTAGGTCATGGTGGATTCGGGGTGGTCTTTCGAGGCGAGTTATCGGATTCGACTCTTGTTGCTGTTAAACGCCTTGAAAGGCCGGGGAGTGGTGAGAAAGAATTTCGGGCCGAGGTGTGCACTATAGGCAACATTCAACATGTTAATCTTGTGAGACTCAGAGGGTTTTGTTCTGAGAATTCTCATAGATTGTTGGTTTATGATTACATGCCTAATGGTCCTCTGAGTGCATTTTTAATCCCGGATAGTCCTAATTTGTGTTGGGATGTGAGGTTTCGGGTGGCGGTTGGCACTGCAAAGGGCATAGCATATTTGCACGAGGAATGCAGGGATTGCATCATTCATTGCGATATCAAACCCGAAAACATTCTCTTGGATAGTGATTACATTGCGAAAGTATCGGATTTCGGATTAGCAAAGCTTGTTGGAAGGGATTTTAGTAGGGTATTAGCTACAATGAGGGGTACTTGGGGCTATGTTGCTCCGGAATGGATATCCGGTATGGCTATTACACCAAAAGCTGACGTTTATAGCTATGGGATGACATTGTTGGAAATAATCGGCGGCCGTAGAAACGTGCAAGCACCACAATCCGCACAAAATGGCAATGCATTTAATGAAGGAAGGGATGGAGAGAAATGGTTTTTCCCTCCATGGGCCGCACGTCGAATAATCGAGGGCAACGTAGCCGCAATCGTGGATAGTAGACTTGGTGTTGCATACAATTTAGAGGAGGCCAATCGTCTTGCATTGGTAGCAATATGGTGTATACAAGATGATGAGGAAATGAGGCCTACAATGGGCATGGTAGTAAAGATGTTAGAAGGAGTGGTGGAAGTGACCATCCCTCCACCACCAAAATTAATACAAGCAATAGTTGCAGGCGAATCTTATCACGGAATTGGAACAAATTCCGGCATGTCAAAAGTCAATGGATGCTCCGACTACAACATTGGGTTTTCAAGTGCTGGTTCACGATCATCTCTTAGTAACCTCTCTTCCCCGTTGGAACCAAAATTCGGTGAAGTCTAA